agcatagatacatggaatacgtcATGGACGCctaccagggacggtggtagtgccaaacgataagctactgctcctatcctctccaggatctggaaagggtcaATGCACCACAGAGCTAgattacctctgaggccaaatctcttcacccctttcgtgggtgaaactcgtaaaaatacatggtcgtatgtagagaactccaagggtctgcgTCTCAGATCAGCATAACCCTTCTTGCGGTCCTGCGACTCTGACAtactccgtctgatagtacggaccaactctgcctcatgttgagctctatgaggtcccaacaactgggcctccccaacctcttcccagagggtgggtgcccgacaaggcctaccatacaatgcttcaacggtggcatttggatagccgaatgcaaaccgttattgtaggcgaactctaccaatggcaagtggtcctcccaactgcccctaaaaATCTCATACAcctgacctcagcaagtcctctagagtctgaatggtccgctctgactgtccatctgtctgtggatggaaagctggagctgagtgcccaaggcctgctgcagactctgctagaatcaagaagtgaaccgggggtctctatccgaaataatagtcaaagggacaccatatactctgatgatctcccggcaatacagatctgtcaatcgatccagggaatcagttatccggatcgctaagaagtgcacggatttagttaatcgatcaatgattacccaaatcgcgtcatggcatcATCATGTCCTAGACAAACCCagcacaaagtccatggtaatatgttctcatttccacccaggaataggaatcctctgtaGAAATCCGacaggtctctagtgctcagccttcacctgctgacagacaagacatctagctacgaattccgCAATGTCTTTCTTCTTACAGTTCAaccaataagaacgcctcaaatctcggtacatacgggtaccgccggaGCGGATCGCAAATCAAGAGCGATGAGCGTCCTGAAATAGCTCCGACAAtaccgggtgagactgagatacgcataatctgcctcggaagtatataataccctcctcgtctcatgtgaactcggtctgttgcccggaagctatctgactatcAATGAACTACAAATGTTGTTCACCGGCTTGGGCTTCtcagatcctcatcctgatcgacgactgagcaaccatggtaaccaacataccctgctctgtctgtccctgctcctgacggcccaactcggagaaaccctgaaccaagtctgtaactgcaACTCgaggcaagctaaagtccctctggacttccggcaagtgcatcggtaaccataTTAGCTtcccccgggtgatagctaatggtacaatcgtaatccttcaggaattccatccatctctcagtcggagattaagtttctttctaagtgaacagatatttgagattcttatggtaagtgagaatctcaaatgtaacaccgtacAGATAATGCtgtcaaatcttcaaggcaaaaataatggcggtcagccacaagtcatgtactgggtagttctcctcacgctccttcaactaccgagaaacataggagactaccctgtcgtgctgcatcagaacagcgcccaaatcctgtagagatgcgtcggtatagagcacgaatccgtcctcttcagaaggtaaaatCAAAATCGGAGCGGACActagtctccacttcagctcctggaagctggtctcgtaatTCTCagcccaagtgaacttcacgcctttcttggtcaggcgtgtaagggacctagcaatccgagagaaaccctcaacgtatctccgaaaatatcgagccaaacaaagaaagttgcgagcctcctctatagacttcgtctactcccaacggtaacaacctctatctcctgtggaaccacgatatactcctactggtgaccatgtgtctcaaacatctcacagaagataaccaaaatacgcactactgatcttcacatatagacgtttccgtcgaaacatctctagaactatgcgaagatggtgtacgtgactcacctcagatctgaaatagatcacaacattgtcaacaaagacaatggaaaccgatccaacatCCCAGGAATATCAAATTATCGAGtctatgataacatctagggcactattAGCCTAAATGATAAAACAAAGAACTTATAATGTCCGTAAATCAGACAttctcaaccataagatccccgacaacaagtcatgaaatctgatcaccaacgatatagatcaccaaagaatagatcctccagtgtgagagcaacactccatcacacgaaataccacatatgtgggagcaacgctctaccacaagaaatcctccatatgtgggagcaacgctccaccacaagtaATCCGAAAtatttatctacaatatatatatagggcaatactccgctacaagcaatccacaataggTGGAAGCAAcgttccaccacaaacaatctaaaatatgtgggagcaacgctccaccacaataatccataatatgtgggagcaacgctccaccacaataatccataatatgtgggagcaacgctccaccacaacaatccataagtgaccaagacatctaactatccaactagagtcTGTACAAGATCACtttaccacatatcactgtggtcAGCCAAAggtatcacaatccagtaatcaaatcaaatccatcgtcaactctatcaacatcctagtgggtcacccactaatagtagaattagttgacagggtaatacaaccaataacataatgtagacactcgacattctacattcaacatagatagaatcatcatgatgctaccaaacatacacctggcacacatgcacacacaatatatgtatgatcgacataatcctccaattagtacacaccaaacatactcacaacatagatttaatcgacaaaatagccactgggttttttttttaaaagttagcgGTGAAGTATGAAAAAATTCATTGCTAACACCTAGTTTCCGCAACGAATTTGAGAATTTCGTCGTGAAAATTAATACATGTTAGTGACAAATTATGGGCAATTTGTTGCTAATACTTTCCTGGTTAGCGATGAATTATGCTACATTGGTTAGCGATGAATTATATTACATTCGTTGCTAACCCTGGAGTGAATTATGTTACATTCATTGCTAACCCTGGAGTATTTATTTTAGCGGTGATTATGATAGTTTAGTATTATTTTACGTTATATCATTAATCTTAGCAATGAAATATTAACTTTCGTCACTAAATATAGTTTACAACAAGCTTATCACGATGTTAGTGACAAATATTTATGGTTGCTATTTACTATTGGCGACAAAAATATGTGTTAGTGACGAATAATTAGCGCTAAATAACGTTGTTCCGGTAGTGTTTCTATTCATTTTAAGGTCAATTATTtagtatataataataattatctaaGAATATTCATATGTGTATCtaattattttcataaaaaaaataaatctcttATTGATATCGATTTTCAAAGTGCAAGACGATTCTTAAATCAATTTATGCCTTTGAAACTAAAGATTTTGATCATTATTACAAGCTTCTAGACATTAAAAGAAAAGTattaattatttcttatattaACGAATATTTCGATAAAATAATTTAAACACGAGTTATTTCATAAATTGATTTTCCCTCAATTTATCTTTGTTTTTCAATATGTTGTTTTGAAGTGAGACTTGTAAAATTAAAGATCGAGTTATCGTCtacaaatttaattatattatacATCATTATTATCGTTATTTGTCTGtacatatttatataaatttttggcGAATCACGTCTGCTCGTCTCACTTCGAAATAAAAGATCGAAATTTTCTCTTTAATACACAAAtcaataaaatcaattaattccAGGCAAATCATTTAAACACTATACATGGATCTCGGCCACAACGAACAGCAATGAATATAATACACGAAGGTACGTGTGTGTGTTGCTTGGAAGCTCCTCCCTCAGCGAAGTGTTTCAGTATTTCCATGTCTTTGCCAATGTCCGCCAATCTTtacaaagaatagatcctctcctctcctctccttccttTCTTTTTTCCCTCAAATCAAGCATAAGCTCCACTTCTCCTCCTTGACTTCGGTTGACGTTCAGAGTTTTCCTTTTTCATCATGGCCACGAACTCGTCGTAGTTAATTCTTCCATCCTGTGTTGCAAGTTAAAACCCACAACATCaaatgaaaaacaaaaagaaTGAATGACTGAATGAATGAATTCATGGTAGGGAAGCTATATAAATTTAGGCACTTTGTTGTTATATTTACTTACATTGTCTGAATCAGCTTCAGAAATAATATCCTTGATTTCCTTCCCATCGTACATTCCCTTCTCTTTCAGTGCCTGCTCGAGTTCTTCCTTTGTAATGAAACTATAATGAAGACGACGTAATTAGATGTCGCTCAATTCCATGGAATTGAAATGAGTTTGTACTCGATCTCACCCGCTATTATCTTTATCGAAGAATTGAAATGCTGTGTAGAGATGCTCTTCTCTGTCCATCCGGTTCATGTGAATAGTTGCAGTGATGAATTCTTCATAATCGATAGTTCCATTTCCATCCGCATCAGCCTGCACGAAGTATCATCGTGACAATCAGGGTTTCTTAGTTTCCTCTACAAGAAGTACTATTGATCGGTGAATTTGTACAGCTTACAGCTTCCATCAACAATGTGAGTTCTCTCTCTGAGAGCTTTGCTCCTTGATCGGCAAGACCTTTCCTCAATTCTTCTAGTGTTATCGATCCGCTATTGTCAGAGTCCATACTCTTGAACATCTCACTCAGTTCACTTATCTCTTCCTCTGATAGACAGCCGGCTATTACCTTCAGAAACCAAAACCATGTAGGAATGAATTAAGAACAATTCAAAAGGATGCACATCTCTATGTATAAATATCTATACATGCATATAGTTTTTGTTTACCTTCAATGCGGCTTTCTTGAACTTGTTCATCGCTCGGAATTGTTTTAACCTATTCAGAACATTGATATCGAGTGGAGTATCAGGTGCATCTCCGTCTTCCTTGATCCAAGGATGGTCTGCCATGGATATATAGGAAAAAAAAGAATAATCAGAAGAAAATATCAGGGTATAACTGGAGCACCACACCAGAAAGGTAAATTTACTCACTTAGAACTTCCATAGCTGTTAATCTCTTCTTCGGATCTGACATTAGCATCTTCCTCACAAGATCTTTTGCACCAGACGAGATGTTGGGCCACGGATCGCATGCAAAATCAATGTCTCCTCGCAGAATGGCATTGAAGATCCCTCGTTCTGTCTCTGGTGGAATAAACGTTAAAGATCATGCAGGTTAGCAGCATGTACGTATATTTGAGCACTGCAAAAACAAATCAGGAAGAAGTTTACCAGCCCAGAATGGAGGAGATCCACTGAGGAAAATATAAAGCATCACCCCAGTGCTCCAAATATCAGCTTTTTGGCTGTATCTTCGCTTTAAGACTTCAGGTGCGATGTAATATGCGCTGCCAACTATGTCTCTGAATACCTCTCCTGTGCAAAAGTAGCTACACGATGTATTAATCGGGAAAGGTTTGTGACCCTTCAATCTTAGATGTGTCGATGAATTCCTAACCTTCCTTGAAGAAGACAGAGAGGCCGAAGTCGGTGGCCTTGAGCGGGGCATCCTCGTCCTGGTTCAACAAGAGGAAGTTCTCCGGCTTGAGGTCCCTGTGCATCACCCCCATCGAGTGGCAGGTCTGCACAATCTGCACGATGGTCCTTATAAGCGCCGCCGCCGCCCGCTCGGTGTAGTGCCCCCTGGCGATGATGCGGTCGAAGAGCTCGCCGCCGGCGCACAGCTCCATGACGAGGTGCACCGAATGCTTGTCCTCGTAGGCGCCCTTCAGCTCCACGATGTAGCCAGACTGACCGGAGAGGTGGCGCATGATCACCACCTCCCGCCGCACGTCCTCGATGTCCTCCACGTCGATGAGCTTGCGCTTGGCGATGGTCTTGCAGGCGAACTGCTCCCCGGTGTCCCTGCGGGTGGCGAGGTAGGTGACGCCGAACTGGCCGCGGCCCAGCTCCTTGCCGATCTCGTACGTGTCATGGATGTCCTCCATCGGCTGGCCCAGCACGAAGCCCAGGGCGGCGGGATTCGGTGGAGCTTGCGGCTGCGGCTGACGTTGCTGTTGCGGTGCGGCTGCCGTGGGGTTGGCATTGGGAGTGCTGTCGGTGCCGTGATTGGTGCGAGGCGCAGAAGTGGGTGGGGGGGAGGTGGAGGGCGGTGGAGAAACGGGATGGCGATGGGACTTTCTCTTGTTGCCATGGGAGAAGCAATTGCCCATCGTGAAGCCGAAAAtcggagaagagaag
This window of the Zingiber officinale cultivar Zhangliang chromosome 3B, Zo_v1.1, whole genome shotgun sequence genome carries:
- the LOC122056372 gene encoding calcium-dependent protein kinase 2-like: MGNCFSHGNKRKSHRHPVSPPPSTSPPPTSAPRTNHGTDSTPNANPTAAAPQQQRQPQPQAPPNPAALGFVLGQPMEDIHDTYEIGKELGRGQFGVTYLATRRDTGEQFACKTIAKRKLIDVEDIEDVRREVVIMRHLSGQSGYIVELKGAYEDKHSVHLVMELCAGGELFDRIIARGHYTERAAAALIRTIVQIVQTCHSMGVMHRDLKPENFLLLNQDEDAPLKATDFGLSVFFKEGEVFRDIVGSAYYIAPEVLKRRYSQKADIWSTGVMLYIFLSGSPPFWAETERGIFNAILRGDIDFACDPWPNISSGAKDLVRKMLMSDPKKRLTAMEVLNHPWIKEDGDAPDTPLDINVLNRLKQFRAMNKFKKAALKVIAGCLSEEEISELSEMFKSMDSDNSGSITLEELRKGLADQGAKLSERELTLLMEAADADGNGTIDYEEFITATIHMNRMDREEHLYTAFQFFDKDNSGFITKEELEQALKEKGMYDGKEIKDIISEADSDNDGRINYDEFVAMMKKENSERQPKSRRRSGAYA